GAAGTCAGCAGGTCGTAGCTCATTTCTGGGCGACGTAGCAGATCTTCACCGCTCGCTTCACGCGACATGGGCGTCTTGAGCAATGCATTGAGCTGATCCACGCCTGACGAGTTCGGATTCATCCACGTCTCTTTGAGGCGCTGACGCTCAAGCTGCATGTTTTCCATTTTCTGGTTAAAACGCGCCCAGCGCGCATCGCTAATCAGGCCAAGTTCACGCGCTTTCTCGGTCAAACGCAGGTCTGCATTGTCTTCACGCAGCAGCAGACGGTATTCGGCTCGAGAGGTAAACATGCGGTAGGGCTCTTTGGTGCCCATGGTCGAGAGATCGTCGATGAGCACCCCCATGTAGGCTTGATCGCGACGTGGGCTCCAGCCCTCTTTCTCTTGGCTAAATAGGCTAGCATTGAGGCCAGCCATCAAACCTTGCGCCGCCGCTTCTTCGTAGCCAGTGGTGCCGTTGATCTGGCCAGCAAAGAACAAGCCTTGAATAAATTTTGTTTCGTAAGTCTGTTTGAGGTCTCGCGGATCAAAGAAATCGTATTCGATCGCGTAGCCCGGACGAACGATTTGGGCGTTCTCAAACCCTTTCATCGAGCGGACAATTTGTACTTGAACATCAAACGGCAGACTGGTCGAGATGCCATTTGGATACAGTTCCGTGGTGGTTAGTCCTTCAGGCTCGATAAAAATCTGATGGCTGTTCTTGTCAGCAAAACGCATCACCTTATCTTCGATCGACGGGCAGTAACGAGGCCCGATCCCTTCAATCACGCCAGCGTACATTGGGCTACGATCAAGGTTATTACGGATCACATCATGCGTCTGTTCGTTAGTGTGGGTAATAAAACACGGGATCTGACGTGGGTGCTGCGTGCGATTGCCCATGAAAGAGAACACGGGCGTCGGGTTGTCGCCATGTTGCACTTCAAGCTGTGAAAAATCGACACTGCGCGCATCGATGCGTGGTGGAGTGCCAGTTTTTAGACGATCGACACGGAAAGGCAGCTCGCGTAAACGATCCGCCAAGGCGATCGACGGTGGATCTCCAGCTCGGCCACCCGAGAAATTCTCAAGACCAATGTGGATCTTACCCCCGAGGAAGGTGCCGACGGTCAATACCACTGCTTTAGCGCGGAATTTGAGCCCCATCTGGGTAACCACACCGCAGACACGATCGTTTTCCACCATCAGATCATCGGCAGCTTGTTGGAACAGGGTCAGATTAGGCGTGTTTTCCAATGCATGACGCACATAGGCTTTGTATAAAGCACGGTCCGCTTGTGCACGCGTTGCTCGTACAGCCGGCCCTTTTGAGGCATTTAGGGTGCGAAATTGAATACCTGCGTGATCAATAGCCTCAGCCATCAAACCGCCCATCGCATCCACTTCTTTCACCAGATGACCTTTACCGATACCCCCAATAGCAGGGTTACAAGACATCTGCCCCAAAGTATCAATATTGTGAGTCAGCAACAGGGTTTTCTGCCCTGTGCGAGCTGATGTGAGTGCGGCTTCCGTTCCTGCGTGTCCGCCACCGACAACAATGACGTCAAAGTTTTCGTGATAAAGCATGAACCGACCTCAGGTATTCAAAAGATTCAATCGAGAAAATAAAAGAGCGGTATTCTACCTTCTTTATCAGTGAGTGAAAATTGTTTTCTCTCTTAGCGCGGATCAAAGTGAAGACTAAATATATATAAAGATCTTTATATAGGATCTTTTACTGGATCTATTATTAGGATCCTACCTACCTGTGGATAAGCGGGAAATGATCAATAAGATCATGGATCTTTTTTAGATCATATCGTGTGATCATGATTTGATCAGCATGAGGATTAGCTGGGATCAAAATCGATAGTTATACACAGCCCATCGCGAGTGGATAAGTTGTTATTGGGATAACTATAGGAAGATCACTGGATTTGTCTATGTTTATCCACAGGTGGTTTGTATGAGAAATAAGCAGTTTAAATGGCAGGGGATGGCTCGTGGATAAAACGCCTGCCGTTACAGCAGGCGAGAAAGAACTGGGTGAGATGGTTTAACTCAACAGAGGCAAGTGACTTTTCAGCCAGTTTTCCGCAGCGTCTTCTGGAACGGTATGTTCTAGCACATCAATAGTGAGGCATTCAGTAATTGGGGTTGCCCCAATGTCTTGCAGCAGATGATGGGCGTGTTGGCCGGCGGCGCAGAAGGTGTCGTAACTCGAATCACCAATCGCGATCACCGCGTAGCGCACCTCACTCATTTTGGGAGGCGTATTCTGCAGAGCGGCAATAAAGGGTTGGATATTGTCTGGGTATTCGCCCGCACCATGGGTGGAGGTGATGATCAACCAAATGCCTTGATTGGCGATCTCGTTTAACTCAGGTTGGTTGTGGATGGTGGTTTCCAATCCTTCGGCATTGAGGAGATCACTTAAGTGATCTCCAACATATTCGGCCCCACCTAAGGTGCTGCCTGTAATAATGTGGATCATAGATCTTCCTTTAAACGGTTTGCATTCGTTATCGAGTCTATGATGCGCGATTTCCTCCAAGAGAGGAAGTGTCGGCTTTAAAAAGGCAGCCGCGTCAATGAGATGGTTTATGCCAGTGTTTACAGGTATTGAAAAAGCAGCCCGGAGGCTGCTTTGCAACAAGTCGATTATTTGCCAATACAAAACGAGGAGAAGATTCGGCCGAGCAAATCGTCAGAGCTGAACTCACCGGTAATCTCGTTTAAATGCTGCTGAGCGATGCGTAGCTCTTCCGCGAGGATTTCCCCGGCCATGTAGCCTTCAAGCTGCTCTTGGCCGATTTGCAGGTGCTCTGCGGCGCGTTGCAACGCATCGAGGTGGCGGCGGCGGGCCATAAAGCCCCCTTCGCTCTGGCCAGAAAAGCCCATGCACTCTTTCAAGTGCTTTCTCAGCGCATCAACCCCTTGACCTGTTTTGGCAGAAAGGCGGATCAAGGTCGGGTTACTAACATGGCAGATCCCAAGTTCTTCTTGGGTTTGATCGGCTTTATTACGGATCACCGTGATGCCGATGCTGCTGGGCAGGCGGTCAACAAAATCGGGCCAGATTTCTTGAGGATCAGTCGCTTCGGTGGTGGTGCCATCGACCATAAACAGCACGCGATCAGCTTGACGAATTTCATCCCACGCACGTTCAATACCTATTTTCTCCACTTCGTCAGATGCATCACGCAGGCCCGCGGTATCGATGATGTGCAGTGGCATGCCATCGATGTGGATGTGCTCACGCAACACGTCACGGGTGGTGCCAGCAATGTCAGTGACAATCGCGGACTCTTTACCGGAAAGTGCGTTGAGCAGACTGGATTTTCCTGCGTTTGGTCGTCCGGCTATCACCACCTTCATCCCTTCGCGCATAATTGCACCTTGGTTAGCTTCTTGGCGCACCGCATCAAGGTTATCGATGATCCCTTGCAGGTCGGCTGCGACTTTGCCGTCCGCCAAAAAATCGATCTCTTCTTCAGGAAAATCAATCGCGGCCTCAACGTAGATACGCAGATGAATCAAGGATTCGACCAAGGTGTTGATGCGTTTGGAAAACTGACCTTGCAATGAATGGAGCGCCGATTTGGCCGCTTCTTCTGAGCTGGCGTCAATCAGATCGGCAATCGCTTCGGCTTGAGTGAGGTCCATTTTGTCGTTGAGAAAGGCGCGCTCAGAAAACTCTCCGGGTCTCGCTGGACGAAGCCCTTTGATGGTGAGAATGCGCTTAATCAGCATGTCCATCACGACCGGGCCGCCGTGGCCTTGAAACTCCACGACATCTTCGCCGGTAAACGAATGTGGGTTGGGGAAGTAGAGGACGATGCCCTGATCGAGCACGCTGCCATCTTGCGCGGTAAAAGGGAGGTACTCGGCGTAGCGCGGTTTGAGGGCCTTACCGGTCACTTCCAGCGCCACCTGAGCGGCTTTTGGCCCAGAGACGCGAATGATCCCGACACCGCCGCGACCCGGCGCAGTGGCTTGGGCAACAATCGTATCTGTTGTCATAAAGAAACCTATTTGTTTGTGGTCGCAGTGACCTGAAAAAGCAGTTAGCTGAATTGTAATCAGCGAAAAACAAAAAGGCGACCTTTTGGCCGCCTTTCCTTACTCTGAGTTCACTTACTTGGTGTGTAAGCCTTTTTTCTCCAGCGCTTTGTAAATCAAAGACTGTTGGATCAGAGTGACGATGTTCGATACCAGCCAGTACAAAACCAGACCTGACGGGAACCACAGGAAGAAGAAGGTGAACATTACAGGCATGAAGGTCATGATCTTCTGCTGCATTGGGTCTGTGACTGTGGTTGGGCTCATTTTTTGGATCATGAACATTGAAGCACCCATCAGCAGTGGCAGGATGTAGTACGGGTCCTGCGCAGACAGGTCTGTGATCCAACCAAAGAAAGGTGAGTGGCGCAGTTCAACCGATTCCATCAGCGACCAGTACAGAGCAATAAAGATTGGCATCTGCA
The Vibrio navarrensis DNA segment above includes these coding regions:
- the mnmG gene encoding tRNA uridine-5-carboxymethylaminomethyl(34) synthesis enzyme MnmG, with product MLYHENFDVIVVGGGHAGTEAALTSARTGQKTLLLTHNIDTLGQMSCNPAIGGIGKGHLVKEVDAMGGLMAEAIDHAGIQFRTLNASKGPAVRATRAQADRALYKAYVRHALENTPNLTLFQQAADDLMVENDRVCGVVTQMGLKFRAKAVVLTVGTFLGGKIHIGLENFSGGRAGDPPSIALADRLRELPFRVDRLKTGTPPRIDARSVDFSQLEVQHGDNPTPVFSFMGNRTQHPRQIPCFITHTNEQTHDVIRNNLDRSPMYAGVIEGIGPRYCPSIEDKVMRFADKNSHQIFIEPEGLTTTELYPNGISTSLPFDVQVQIVRSMKGFENAQIVRPGYAIEYDFFDPRDLKQTYETKFIQGLFFAGQINGTTGYEEAAAQGLMAGLNASLFSQEKEGWSPRRDQAYMGVLIDDLSTMGTKEPYRMFTSRAEYRLLLREDNADLRLTEKARELGLISDARWARFNQKMENMQLERQRLKETWMNPNSSGVDQLNALLKTPMSREASGEDLLRRPEMSYDLLTSLPAFAPAMDDREAAEQVEIQVKYEGYIQRQQDEVEKSLRYEHTKLPSDLDYKEVKGLSNEVVLKLNNAKPETIGIASRISGITPAAISILLVHLKKIGMLKVGEEQL
- the mioC gene encoding FMN-binding protein MioC, translating into MIHIITGSTLGGAEYVGDHLSDLLNAEGLETTIHNQPELNEIANQGIWLIITSTHGAGEYPDNIQPFIAALQNTPPKMSEVRYAVIAIGDSSYDTFCAAGQHAHHLLQDIGATPITECLTIDVLEHTVPEDAAENWLKSHLPLLS
- the mnmE gene encoding tRNA uridine-5-carboxymethylaminomethyl(34) synthesis GTPase MnmE is translated as MTTDTIVAQATAPGRGGVGIIRVSGPKAAQVALEVTGKALKPRYAEYLPFTAQDGSVLDQGIVLYFPNPHSFTGEDVVEFQGHGGPVVMDMLIKRILTIKGLRPARPGEFSERAFLNDKMDLTQAEAIADLIDASSEEAAKSALHSLQGQFSKRINTLVESLIHLRIYVEAAIDFPEEEIDFLADGKVAADLQGIIDNLDAVRQEANQGAIMREGMKVVIAGRPNAGKSSLLNALSGKESAIVTDIAGTTRDVLREHIHIDGMPLHIIDTAGLRDASDEVEKIGIERAWDEIRQADRVLFMVDGTTTEATDPQEIWPDFVDRLPSSIGITVIRNKADQTQEELGICHVSNPTLIRLSAKTGQGVDALRKHLKECMGFSGQSEGGFMARRRHLDALQRAAEHLQIGQEQLEGYMAGEILAEELRIAQQHLNEITGEFSSDDLLGRIFSSFCIGK